The DNA region AGTTCCATAGGTGGGCCAGATTCTATAAACCATGTTCAAACTTTAGGTACGCCACCGGTTCAAGCGTCAGATCACGGTAGTAACCCAACCATCCCTGAATTATCTCCCATTACACCTGATCTGAGCGGCCCAGTAGATGAGGGTACATCAAACCAGAGCAACACTGTCAGTGAAGAAGAGTCCAGTAGTCGTCGTAGGCAGCGGACACTTACACTTGTTACTCTTACTCCTGCAGGGTTAGTCCAtgcatgtatttttttttatatataatttgtGGTAGGACttgaaataatattttcaaatttATGCAGGTTGGAACCTTCTAAAGAATGCTCTAATATCATATCCGCATCTTTCAAAAATCAACTTGATCCCAATGGAATCAATTGGAAAGGTGTCTCAGAAGATACTAGAAATTTTTATTTTGGGGAATTCAAGGTATAACTTTCATCATAATTCGTTTTATAAGTGTATTAGCTTTTATAGTTAGGATACTAATAATATTAgtttataaactgttttcagaaGACATACCATTGGGACTCTTCGATTCCTGAGAGTGTAATAAAAAAACATTGGAATACTAAGGCAGCAACAAAGTATAGGAATTTCATTagcaaaattaaacaaaaaaggaTTAAGCCGGATTATGTGTCTGATAATGTGTGGGAACGCTGGTTGCAACTTTGGGCGGATCCTAAGTGTGTCGAAAAGTCGGAGATAAATGCAAAGAATCGTTGTGGAGGGAAAGAAGTTGCTGCCGGGACTCACACGGGTGGCTCTATCTGCATTGGGGAGCATCGCAAGAGACTTGTAAGTATATATATTTCTTTTCATACACtcttaaattttttatatttacTACTTGAAAAATACTACTTGAAAATTGGTTTTTCAAGGTGCTTTTTGTAGTTCTTGATTCTGGTTTACCTAGGTATATATATTGCTATTTTCTTGATTActatgttgttgtttttcttgaattattTAGATTTTTCTATTGCTGGTTATACTGCTATTGTTTTTGGTGTAATTTTCTGAAATGAGTAACTTTTGCATAGGCTGTTACAAAGGGTCGAGATCCAACACCAGGTGAGGTACATTTGCATGTCCATACACATGATCATGATGGAGAATCTTTTGTTGATGAGCGTGCCCGAGCTGTCCATGTAAGTTCAAAATTTTATAATTTCAGAATTAAACTAATGACTCGTAAAGGTGTGGTAAACTAATTTCAGAATTTCAGAATTAATGGAGAATCTTTTACCTAACTGCTGTAAACAGCAGTGTTTTGCCGACGTCTCGTAAAGGTGTGGTTAATGATAACTAAAGACTGTGTTTAGCATAAAGACTGGTATGATGGTCGTGATATGTTTGTAAAGCTATGTAGGATCCTATATTAATATGTGAAGCATACATTATGAATCCTGTTAGATAGTCTGGTGTTCTGCAGTCAAATATACGACTAAGTTGCTTAGTGGTTATTATTATATATCAAACGAAACCAATCAGCTGTACAAGTAACACTGTCAAAATAAAAGCACAACAATAAACAAATTCTATGCTATGAATCATTGCCCAGCACCTATCACTATATGAACTTGGTTTGCTTCCATGCATTTGTTTGCTGTTAACCACAAACCAGTGTCATCAAACCAGCTCAATATGTAAGTTCTTCTTGTTCCTCTCAGTAGTTGTAATGCTATGTAGTTTTGTAT from Lycium barbarum isolate Lr01 chromosome 10, ASM1917538v2, whole genome shotgun sequence includes:
- the LOC132613343 gene encoding uncharacterized protein LOC132613343, with the translated sequence MARGRGRGSGGRVGKSSLRCDSTGRANMPTIPIPTTISPQQGGTSFIGGPDPINQVQTLRTPPVQASDIAREKGRGSPQQGGTSSIGGPDSINHVQTLGTPPVQASDHGSNPTIPELSPITPDLSGPVDEGTSNQSNTVSEEESSSRRRQRTLTLVTLTPAGLEPSKECSNIISASFKNQLDPNGINWKGVSEDTRNFYFGEFKKTYHWDSSIPESVIKKHWNTKAATKYRNFISKIKQKRIKPDYVSDNVWERWLQLWADPKCVEKSEINAKNRCGGKEVAAGTHTGGSICIGEHRKRLAVTKGRDPTPGEVHLHVHTHDHDGESFVDERARAVHERYQEILREKSQSQSDIDQCEAYYEAVGGTRKRRIYGLGSQAQSYYGPNLCVNFSFNASASAAPSTSQSAPTENMEELVMRLIPTLTDRLLPLFIEKARRVISSPSHHPNTPVDKPSVVTPIVPPPTTANDDDVDPLDSDGDRSPSPMH